A window from Zingiber officinale cultivar Zhangliang chromosome 7A, Zo_v1.1, whole genome shotgun sequence encodes these proteins:
- the LOC122000403 gene encoding F-box protein SNE-like, protein MLPEEEEEGNGKTRLFSINDNVDLLSEILGRLDGRSLAVAACVCSLWSAVGRREGVWEAVCLRHAPFGKGAAETATVGSTRSVVAALGGYRRLYRLCIGPALDRLASGGGGNVPPSASSARHLSLSLSLSLFSIDCYERLGVGTAAAGGRQQKPASLLFLSKPVGVS, encoded by the coding sequence ATGTTaccggaagaagaagaagaaggaaacggGAAGACTAGGCTCTTCTCGATCAACGACAACGTCGACCTTCTCTCCGAGATACTGGGCCGCCTCGACGGACGGTCGCTGGCGGTGGCTGCTTGCGTCTGCAGTCTCTGGAGCGCCGTCGGCCGCCGGGAGGGCGTGTGGGAGGCCGTCTGTCTCCGCCACGCTCCCTTCGGAAAGGGGGCGGCGGAGACAGCCACCGTTGGCTCCACCCGGTCCGTGGTGGCCGCGCTGGGTGGGTACCGCAGGCTGTACCGCCTTTGCATCGGCCCGGCGCTAGACCGGCTCGCCTCCGGAGGCGGAGGAAACGTGCCACCTTCGGCCTCCTCCGCGCGCCACCTTTCTCTGTCACTGTCGCTGTCGCTCTTCTCCATCGATTGCTACGAGAGGCTGGGCGTGGGCACGGCGGCGGCCGGTGGAAGGCAGCAGAAGCCTGCGTCGCTGCTCTTCCTGTCCAAGCCTGTGGGCGTGTCATGA